Part of the Cyprinus carpio isolate SPL01 chromosome A12, ASM1834038v1, whole genome shotgun sequence genome, CTGTCGCTGACTCCAAGTTGAAGTTAATTGGTAAAGAGACGGAACGAGATCAAGTGCTCCAACAGGTGAAAAAATATGTCATGGATGGTTGGCCAGATAAAAAACAAAGCTGTGTTGCAGAGGTGTACGAGTTTTGGAACTGTAAGGATGAATTGTCTGTTTGTAATGACATTTTGTATAAAGGAAACAAAACAGTGATTCCCAGAAGTCTCAGGAATAAGATGTTGGAGAAAATCCATGAAGGCCATTTAGGCATTGAGAAGTGTAAGAAGAGAGCTCGTGAGGTCATGTATTGGCCTGGAATTAATCAAGATATTATAACTGCTGTGTCAAAATGCCAGACGTGTATTAAACATCAATATAATAATCCAAGAGAGCCTCTACAATCACATCCAGTACCTGAAAGACCATATCAAAAAGTAGGAGCAGACATCTTTACGTGTCATGGGAAAAATTACCTTTTGGTTACTGACTATTACTCATTGTATCCTGAGGTGTGTATGTTAAGTACAATTACGGCAGAAAATGTTATCTCATGCATGAAGTCAATTTTTGCTCGACATGGAGTACCAAAGGAAGTCTTTACCTGATAATGGCCCTCAGTTTATTAATGCTGGCTTTCGTACTTTTGCAGAAGAATGGGATTTTAGACATACAACTTCTAGTCCAAATTTTCCGCAGTCCAATGGTCTTGTGGAAAAGTCTGTTGGAATAGTAAAGAGAATAATGCAAAAGACAAGAGATGATGGAAGTAGTTTTTACATGGGACTGCTTGTTTATCGTAGTACACCTCTTGAATGTGGATATTCCCCAGCATATCTTATGATGGGTTGACGTCTTCGTTCTAATCTGCCTGTGTCGGAGAATCTATTGTCAACACAACATGGTAAGAAAGTCAAGAAATACAAAGAATATCAGAGGGCTAAGCAGAAGACCTATTATGATAAAAGAACTCGTCAGTTGCCTGAGCTTTGTGTTGGCGAGGAGGTTAGACTCAAAGATAGATCCAATCTGTGGAGTCAGAAAGGCGTTGTACTTGAACAAATTCAACCAAGATCTTACAATGTTGAAATGTCAAGTGGTGTTGTGTTAAGGAGGAATCGTCAACATTTGTTGACAGATGTGTCTGCTGAGTCGGAACAAACAGAGCAAGTTGAAAAGACTGAGATACCTCTGAGAAGATCTGTTCGGGTACGGAAATGCCCTGAGAGACTTATTGAAACATGCTAAGAGATTTATCAACACATGATGAAATAATTGAAACATGctgaaatatttattgtatattttagtagtgtgtaaattatgttctttaTGAATTGTGTTAAGTGTGTTTAAGATGTATGATTgtcatttggtttaaaaaaaaaaaaaaaaaaaaaaaaaaaaaaggaagatgtAATGATTATAGTAATTGGAACCCGGAGTGGTTTTAGTGATATATGTCTGTGCATGTGCAGTATGGGAGAGATGCCCTGGGAGTGTGCGTGGTGGCAGCACGTCACAGTTGTAACCGCTAATAAACTACAAACGTTGCCTTTCTATTGTGAAGCTgttttctttaatgaacttacAAGATCATAACACCGGTCACCGTAGTAATTTGCCAGAATGCTTCATTCGACTTTTTGGAGATCATCTACTCTTCCCTGTGGAGGATCTCTGACCTCCTTTCTGTGCGATCTGAATTTCTGCATTTTGAACTttagaatattgaatttgatgttctgaatttcttcttcatcttgaaaacttgaagctgtattttaaaactggatatttgcagAATTCTGAACAATAAATCTGCTGTTTGAAAATGCATGTCTATAAAACTCtgccataaaaaaaattcaattttgttaaatttcaaatgttcaatattcaagtaaaaaaaaattaaagttaaatgacacttttcaataattcaaatttacacaattcaaattcaaatagttttgtcatattttaagcTCCATAATTTTGAGAGTCTTGTGATACTTTTTAACTGTTGTTTctcataaaatgtattcaaatgattttcagaCCATTCCAGTAAAATAACCaagcaagcattttttttcaaaacgaTTTCCAGTAAGGGAAACTGCAGAATGATTTCACAGTTTAGGTTACATTTCACATCCAttgatgattattatatttttttctaacaattttcTTCAGAAACATCATAAGGAAAAGCAAACTGTAGGCTCACATAAATAATTTGTGCACCATTTCAGTTATCTTTAAGTTGCCTGTACCTTTAAAACCGTGTTCCTGTAGTGGGTCTCAAgttcaaaatattgataataataataacaataataataaatattaaattcaggGGTGAAAATTTGGATACTTTTTACCACTGAGATAACTGGGGAAAAATGTCCCAATTCAAATGAATTCATAAATaccaaacaaccaaaaaatggttTATCACATTACCATATGACCAGCATCATATTAAGTTATTTTCATGTGGTGGacattttgaacacatttttataaGTATCCTCTTTATTTTTCAATACCTAGTATCAAGACGTATATTAACTGACTGTCAACTTGCCAGCTTGATTGTCAACTCTGTCAACTAAGTTACCCTCAGACAATTCTTGGAAACCATCCACTGTTGGTTAACAGATTGGTTATCATAATTCATACTGTAATTGAACCTTCTATGTGCCAGttgagactgagtgtgtgtgtgcatgagctaTCAATATGTGTAATAGTTAACAATATGTTCAGTCAACTGTTACTCGAAAGCTGTTTCTCATATGCTTtcagtgtatattttatatgcaaacaGGCTGGAATTTTGAATAACTGTGCTGAGAATATCACATGGATATCTCCTGTAACCATGGCAGTGGTTGCGGATATTGGCTTGTAAATGGAAAGTTGCAAGTGAAATAATACTAACATTTGAACATGTTACCTCTGGCTGAATAATATGGAGAATAAGCTTCGTAGCATAATAACAGTGTAAGCTCCCCCATTAGTTGTTTGTTAAATCTAACATATTGGGTCATGCATGCACACTGGGATTATCTTGGTGGAGCTGATGCCATTAAGGCACATGTTTGCCTGACTCATTTTGGTCTCTGGCTTCAGTGCAGAGAGGGGATAATCAGAAGCCAGGATTGATGCAGCATTTTTAATTCCATTGTTCTAATGGGCTAAACGGTAACCTGAGTGGGATATCCTTGTCATTCAGTACTGAGAGGCCCTCTTCACTGAAACTTATACCTGCTCTCAATGTCTGTACCTTTTGTGCCTACTTAGTCTGCTTTACATTTGAACTCCCTTGTTTTAAGGCTTTGGTTGCATCTAGGATTTGAGGGTTTATATTCTGCGGTGagctattttgtatttattaattagaaTGATCAATGAATAAAATGAACTGCTTACAAATATAAACACAGAACCAAAATGAAATAACTCTACAAAAATCTATGTATATCGGATGCTATGACATCTTCATCCATGCTGCTAGAACCacacatttgtgaaatattacactgcatatcaaatgtaaaattttgatttctttgaaggtgcattcatttgttttattattattattattattgaacttCAAAGGTTTGCTGAGAACATCAGGTGTCATTTGACATATTGGTCACCGTAACAATCTAAAGTAAGTCATGTAAGGACTTTAGAACATTCTTAGTATACTGCATTTACTTGTAACAACAATCATTCAATCATTCACAGCACATATCTCTATTTACCACTGCAGACATATAATTGTAAGTGTAAAATAGCAATATTGAAATGTGTAAACAGGTGTAACTTGCTTTCTATATGAGATCGAGATTGGCTTTACTTGACTGTTTGTTCCCATTTTATGGTAGTTATTAACTTTTTCAGGGTCATTGAATGTTACAGTCCACAGTTTTTCAGATGTACTGCGTATGTAGAAgaaaaatacaaacccgattccaaaaaagttgggacactgcacaaattgtgagaaaaaaggaatggaataatttacaaatctcataaacttatattttattcacaatagaatatagataacatatcaaatgttgaaagtgagacattttgaaatgtcatgccaaatattggctcattttcgatttcatgagagctacacattccaaaaaagttgggacaggtagcaaaagttaaatgtacatataaggaacagctggaggaccaatttgcaacttattaggtcaattggtaacatgattgggtattaaaagagcctctcagagtggcagtgtctctcagaagtcaagatgggcagaggatcaccaattcccccaatgctgtggcgaaaatagtagagcaatatcagaaaggagtttctcagagaaaaattacaaagagtttgaagttatcatcatctacagtgcataatatcatctaaagattcagagaatctggaacaatctctgtgcgtaagggtcaaggtcggagaaccatactggatgcctgtgatcttcgggcccttagtcTCAGATACAGGAATGCTAcggtaatggaaatcacaacatgggctcaggaatacttccagaaaacattgttggtgaacacaatccaccgtgccattcgccgttgctgactaaaactctataggtcaaaaaagaagccatatctaaacataatccagaagtgcaggcgttttctctgggccaaggctcatttaaaatggactgtggcaaagtggaaaactgttctttttggaaaactgggatgccgtgtcatccggactaaagaggacaaggacaacccaagttgttatcagcgctcagttcagaagcctgcatctctgatggtatggggttgcatgagtgcgtgtggcatgggcagcttacacatctggaaaggcaccatcaatgctgaaaagtatatccaagttctagaaaaacatatgctcccatccagacgtcatctctttcagggaagaccttgcattttccaacatgacaatgccagacctagggctgggcgataaatcgattttatcgattaacttgaatgtgtagtttacatcggtttgtttgaatgaaaatcggttttctttttaacatccaccgagttccgattgggctcaaccctcctccGTGCGTTTGCCATaaagacatgctgccgagcaaaGTATGTTTCTCCGGAGCGCTGAgtagagcggtgtgattttgactggagcgaggcacgggttttttttaaaagtcagagcatCGTGGTTTTTACTCCCTCCAAGAGCGCCCCTCcactgctccatcacgagtacaattcatgccagtggcctgtaatataactgcatatttagcaataattcacgttaaacatatttagctatagcttgatacagatgaatctctcaaatcagaagattataatgacggcaataaccgagcgggaagttataggctagttctcaaggagtttgtcttttcttttttactgaatatttctggtttaaagcatgatttaaacagatacagcacattcacacgcaatcgctttcgcaataatgcattcaaacaaatgtaatcttacaatacttcatctttatctgattttgaaatctgtaagaaatgcaccgatctgtagataaaataactgacgaaaatgaactgctattttcattacaaacaaaatttgcacagcagaaagcagcaattataccttttaatgctgacaatgtcattagtttggcatgtggtaggaaaaaaaagtttgcacacaatagcctaagccactttgaaaccctactgttatttttatttactttttattttaatataggctatgttattaacataacatttcaaacatactgaaatactttagccacggagcgaaggcggagcggtgtttctggtatcagtgagcgtggagtgattattaaatactAGGAACGCGGAGGGAAatagttgccgctccactccactcacatactccgctaccgagtgagagagatgttttgccctacaaaatgaacaagaccgcggcagcacaagcacagcatATCCGCCAAAAAGCAACCTGCAGCAATGCTCATTGCACGGCTCACCAAGCTTTACTTTTGTGActcgcatggcagtaaataatacgatgatatgatcatgcagtcaatacagatatttaataaaaaaattaaaaacaagcagggctGTAACATAACCCATTTAAAAAACGCATGCGATGTCTACACCGGGCATGAGTGGTGCGATccgacaaaagacaatagaacccagtgatgttgtctaaACTGGACGCGGCGTGATGCGACACgatccccatcagtaaactgatgctcgttctatttatgacaaaatgttctgacactacgttcagatgatttgcaactgtAGTGTGAGGTCAAGTTTAGATAGACTTTTAGCACAGCGGGGCGCAGCCATGGGCGCAGCACGACAACTCTCGCGTCCAGTgtagttagacagtgtctgctctatttacaaataatttatataagaaaaaatgactcactgcgtagttgccaattttaattttaacagttcttaacgccgagtggatgattagatgcatgatgggctagtattaaataaaaattttaaaaaatcatcttctcagttataaatttgactggtaaataataaagaatgaattatattaaaacgtgttttgaacaatttctttgtcatttgaatattgtgggggggggggggggggcaaaaaaaaaaaaaaaaatttaaatcgtaaatcggatttttggtgaaaaaatcggggattttttttaggccatatcgcccagccctagccagaccacatactgcatcaattacaacatcatggctgcgtagaagaaggatccgggtactgaaatggccagcctgcagtccagatctttcacccatagaaaacatttggcgcatcataaagaggaagatgcgacaaagaagacctaagtcagttgagcaactagaagcctgtattagacaagaatgggacaacattcctattcctaaacttgagcaacttttctcctcagtccccagacgtttgcagactgttataaaaagaagaggggttccacacagtggtaaacatggccttgtcccaacttttttgagatgtgttgatgccacgaaatttaaaataaatttttcccttaaaatgatacattttctcattttaaacatttgatgtcatctatgttgtattctgaataaaatatggaaattttCCACATCattgtattctgttttattcacaatttgtacagtgtcccaactattttgaaatcgggtttgttcattttctttgtttttttgcgtATGTGTAGTGCACAGATGAATAAATTGTAGTTCAAAGCTAAACATAAGACAGTAGAAACAGTATCATTAGAAATAGTTTCCAGTCTATGCTAGTGGTTGTCTTGTAAAGAAAAGCTGCAACTTGTATGCAAATATCACATAATCCACTGTATCAGCATAAGTATATCTTAAATTATATGTGCATTAATATAAAGCAGATTCAAAACACAGTAAAGCAGACGCATCGGTTTAGTGACTTTTATTTTCCCTGAACAGTTTTGTCATTGGTCATTTGGGGTGAACGTGGGACAACAAAACAAGACACAAGTATTCAAAAGTCAAGTACATTTACTTTATGTGCTGATTCttcttttttgaaaagaaatcaggtgtaaaaagtaaaatgaaagatGAGGTTTCAGTGCTTATAGCTGAGGGAGTTTTTCAGGATAACACCATAGTCTGGAACTCTGTAGAGAGAGAGGAAcatcagaatttaaaatatagtaaaataatttagactatgatattataataaactgattttagtccaaaacaaaactttaatgtATAGCTCTCCCATGTGTTTCAACGTGTGCTAAAGAGGTGATTGATCAGTTTAAACAAAAATTCAGTGAATAAGGAGACGGTTGTACTCTGATCTCTTTTTCTCAGTAATTTACATGCAGCTTTTTGACTTTGTATTGTCTCAGTGTGTGCATGACTGTTACTCAGGATTGAAATAATTTAAGGTGACCCTGATCTTTGATCCTCTTACGCAATgcagttatagtttttttttcttcactagaGTTTCCATGATATAAGACAGCTATTAAATCTTGCACATCTTTGAGTAATGATCAGAGAAAATGACATAACAGACAAGCAAAggacataaaatgacaaaaaaatactcTTTTCTCACCATTTAAAGGGACATAAATCTGAAATCTTATTAACTGTGCATATAAAATGGTAGAACATGTAGatgcataaaacacaataaataagaatttaaaaaaacaacacaatctaATAAGAAAACATTACCATCTACTCCAATTCGGCCATCGCTATCATCATCTGCAGCTGTAAGGAGGCTCTTAATCTCCTTTTCTGTCAGAGTTCGTGCCCCTGGGAAAAATCGCTGGAGAAAGAACCTGATTCACACAAATCCATTGATGAGAAGAATGAAGTGATTCACAACGGTCGACTCTCCTAATCCAAGCAGCTCAGCATTTTAGATCTTTTTCTacgcatcagtttttttttcagccacaTACAGCTGAACTCATCAGGCAAATGATCAAATATGATCTCTTTTACCTGTCCTGGCTAAAATGTGAGCTAAAAATGAAACCCTTCAAAGGACTGTTGTGAATGTCATCTCTCCAGCCCTGGGTTCTAGTTCTGCTGATGTCATTACATAATGCTGATAAATCTCATAGAGCagggacagaaaagaaaaaaatccccaTAATGACAGCATCTCCATGGATTACATTTGAGATGGACTTAGTTTAAATGGAACTCTGGTATTATCAGGTAAGACATGGTCATTTAATGTAACACTTTAGCAGAAGTAATTCTCTTTATGCACCGGATTTCATGTATGTCTATTACGAGCATAGTATTTTTAGCATTAGACGTGTTTTCTCTGATCGCACTGAACAACAAGGCAACATATTGAAGCCATAAAAGCTTTAGGAACTGTGCCTCGAGTAACATGAAATCACAACAACATAGTCTATGGCTTTGTATCTGTAGATTTTGTGGCTTTATCATTGAAATTACATTACATCATTGTTTGTGATGTATTACACATGAATTCAATACCAGCCAAAATGACATACTTGAGCTCAGCCTCCTCAATAAATCCACTGTCATCATCATCTATGATGCGGAAGACATCCTTCACCTCTTGGGGACTTTTCTGGCTCAGGCCACAAAGTTGGAAGAACTTTTTATAACAGAAGGAGTCTGGAGCTGTTGGAGAAAAAGCAACATGAGCAATATTGTCATCATTGTCTCAACATGAgacaattaaaatgtgtttattattattatttatcattattaattatttaatacatacCTTGGCAGTCTTTGACAGCATTTTCAATGGCATCAGCCGAGAGGATGGAAGTAAGTGACATTTTCaaactgttggaaaaaaaaaacattttttccctttatattttgttatatgtttattttcttaatctttattatttattactaaaattattctaattatgtatttgtacacattttttaatatatatatatatatagattaaatagaaatgaaaaagattaaaataatttaattaaaatgaattatattcaCATAAATTAGAGCAACATCAAAATTAAAGAGACATTAAATGTGCAGATCATTTGTAACGTTTCCAAATCATCATCGCGCATTTTTACACTACAACATCCTATTTATTCTTATCTACTTTCTGTCACTCTCCTACTGCTGAAATAAAAGACTTCGAACTTTAAACGAATTTAGTATAAATCCAGAACACATGTGCGGATAGCCGGGACCATGGTGATAAAGTGTAAGAGTTTCTATGTGATATTTGATGGTAAGCGGAAAGCCGCATCTGACCTGTGAAGATTTCTCCTCGCGCTGATCCAGAGTAGAGGTAAGGCTGAGTGTGATTGCGCCTCTCATCCACTGACAACTTATATATGTGTACATGCTAATGGGACGGACAATGAGAGATGCTTGGGTTACCTGTGCGTGTATCAAATTCGTGTTGCAAGGCTCGACTTGAATTTCTTGCCTAACTAATTATCCTTTACTATTTAAATGAGCCTCGGACCGAATCCACACACAGACAAGTAGCTACCTACACTTCGCCGTAATATTGTGCGTACTTGATTGGAAAGAAacgctccgtgtgtgtgtgtgtccgtgagagagagagagagtcccaAGGGTGCTATTGtatacatacatagatagatagatagatagatagatagatagatagatagatagatagatagatagatagatagatagatagagaaagaCTACGTTTATGTATGCtagtttaaattgaaaaataaatattcatgtatGCTAGTGTTTTAGGCTTATATACCTAATATATAGGTATATAAAGGCATAAATATGTGTGTAAACAATGATTTTAGCAATTA contains:
- the LOC109100350 gene encoding parvalbumin, thymic CPV3-like; translation: MSLTSILSADAIENAVKDCQAPDSFCYKKFFQLCGLSQKSPQEVKDVFRIIDDDDSGFIEEAELKFFLQRFFPGARTLTEKEIKSLLTAADDDSDGRIGVDEFQTMVLS